One Rhododendron vialii isolate Sample 1 chromosome 2a, ASM3025357v1 genomic region harbors:
- the LOC131318171 gene encoding protein OVEREXPRESSOR OF CATIONIC PEROXIDASE 3-like isoform X3 — MAAASSSHSSITLRYLQVPQTQRPLFPHLRANLILQRHPSPHPVVAFARPARRRNTPSSSIKSSKKKKKRLPRNDVAEEEDSGEDALEALFSQLEEDLENDDQSLDDDDDDDVEMGEEDLANLERELAEALEEDKQLGSFDSHEDDGVISESEDDDDDDDIEEDLGKLKNWQLRRLAYALKNGRRKTGIKNLAADVCLDRAVVLKLLRDPPPKLLLMSATLPDKPISPILEPKSEPLEKVSSDAAAEVKQPKSKVEVPVHVMQSSWSGRKRLKKVQVRTLERVYARTKRPTNTMVDSIVSVTKLPRKKVLEWFEDKRSVDGVPGNRLPYQRTVEVVEEEEEEVATPTDLYSLSDQ, encoded by the exons ATGGCTGCCGCGTCGTCTTCTCACTCTTCAATCACTCTCCGATACTTACAAGTTCCCCAAACCCAACGCCCCTTGTTCCCCCACCTCAGAGCCAATCTAATCCTGCAACGCCACCCCTCCCCCCATCCCGTGGTCGCCTTCGCTCGCCCGGCTCGCCGCCGTAACACCCCCAGCTCATCCATAAAATCGtcgaagaaaaagaag AAAAGGTTGCCTCGCAATGATGTTGCTGAGGAGGAAGATTCAGGTGAAGACGCACTCGAGGCACTCTTTAGCCAGCTAGAAGAAGATCTTGAAAATGATGATCAATCtcttgatgatgatgatgatgatgatgttgagATGGGAGAGGAAGACCTTGCAAACCTTGAACGTGAGTTAGCAGAGGCATTGGAGGAGGACAAGCAATTAGGTTCATTTGATTCACACGAGGATGATGGAGTCATTAGCGAATCTGAAGAtgatgacgacgacgatgatATTGAAGAAGATCTGGGGAAGCTTAAAAATTGGCAACTTCGAAGATTGGCATATGCTTTGAAAAATGGCCGCCGTAAAACTGGT ATCAAAAATCTTGCTGCTGATGTATGTCTAGATCGAGCTGTTGTTCTCAAATTACTTCGCGATCCTCCTCCAAAACTTTTACTAATGAGTGCCACATTACCTGATAAACCCATCTCACCAATCTTGGAGCCCAAAAGTGAACCCCTGGAAAAAGTTTCTTCTGATGCAGCAGCAGAGGTCAAACAACCTAAATCCAAGGTGGAAGTTCCAGTTCATGTTATGCAAAGCAGTTGGTCTGGTCGTAAAAGATTAAAGAAAGTGCAAGTTCGTACCCTAGAAAGAGTTTATGCTCGAACAAAGCGCCCCACT AATACCATGGTTGATAGCATTGTGAGCGTGACAAAGCTGCCTCGCAAAAAAGTGTTAGAATGGTTTGAAGACAAACGTAGTGTAGATGGGGTTCCTGGCAATCGCCTCCCATACCAACG
- the LOC131318171 gene encoding protein OVEREXPRESSOR OF CATIONIC PEROXIDASE 3-like isoform X1 — protein MAAASSSHSSITLRYLQVPQTQRPLFPHLRANLILQRHPSPHPVVAFARPARRRNTPSSSIKSSKKKKKRLPRNDVAEEEDSGEDALEALFSQLEEDLENDDQSLDDDDDDDVEMGEEDLANLERELAEALEEDKQLGSFDSHEDDGVISESEDDDDDDDIEEDLGKLKNWQLRRLAYALKNGRRKTGIKNLAADVCLDRAVVLKLLRDPPPKLLLMSATLPDKPISPILEPKSEPLEKVSSDAAAEVKQPKSKVEVPVHVMQSSWSGRKRLKKVQVRTLERVYARTKRPTNTMVDSIVSVTKLPRKKVLEWFEDKRSVDGVPGNRLPYQRIVEEDDEEEEEEEEEEEEEEEEEEEEEEELGSSVTPTRQSLVY, from the exons ATGGCTGCCGCGTCGTCTTCTCACTCTTCAATCACTCTCCGATACTTACAAGTTCCCCAAACCCAACGCCCCTTGTTCCCCCACCTCAGAGCCAATCTAATCCTGCAACGCCACCCCTCCCCCCATCCCGTGGTCGCCTTCGCTCGCCCGGCTCGCCGCCGTAACACCCCCAGCTCATCCATAAAATCGtcgaagaaaaagaag AAAAGGTTGCCTCGCAATGATGTTGCTGAGGAGGAAGATTCAGGTGAAGACGCACTCGAGGCACTCTTTAGCCAGCTAGAAGAAGATCTTGAAAATGATGATCAATCtcttgatgatgatgatgatgatgatgttgagATGGGAGAGGAAGACCTTGCAAACCTTGAACGTGAGTTAGCAGAGGCATTGGAGGAGGACAAGCAATTAGGTTCATTTGATTCACACGAGGATGATGGAGTCATTAGCGAATCTGAAGAtgatgacgacgacgatgatATTGAAGAAGATCTGGGGAAGCTTAAAAATTGGCAACTTCGAAGATTGGCATATGCTTTGAAAAATGGCCGCCGTAAAACTGGT ATCAAAAATCTTGCTGCTGATGTATGTCTAGATCGAGCTGTTGTTCTCAAATTACTTCGCGATCCTCCTCCAAAACTTTTACTAATGAGTGCCACATTACCTGATAAACCCATCTCACCAATCTTGGAGCCCAAAAGTGAACCCCTGGAAAAAGTTTCTTCTGATGCAGCAGCAGAGGTCAAACAACCTAAATCCAAGGTGGAAGTTCCAGTTCATGTTATGCAAAGCAGTTGGTCTGGTCGTAAAAGATTAAAGAAAGTGCAAGTTCGTACCCTAGAAAGAGTTTATGCTCGAACAAAGCGCCCCACT AATACCATGGTTGATAGCATTGTGAGCGTGACAAAGCTGCCTCGCAAAAAAGTGTTAGAATGGTTTGAAGACAAACGTAGTGTAGATGGGGTTCCTGGCAATCGCCTCCCATACCAACG GATTGTAGAAGAAGACgacgaagaagaggaagaagaagaagaagaggaggaggaggaagaggaagaagaagaagaagaggaggaggagttaGGATCCTCTGTAACTCCGACTAGGCAGAGTCTAGTGTACTAA
- the LOC131318175 gene encoding uncharacterized protein LOC131318175, with translation MASLQRSSNTFRREGSSGLVWDDNLLIEQMPEKGDYGELRHCQSTTQGIRIVGPNEVRVMDIGGGSNGASSSYLPRSSSASVANIRSKKVFGFGFRGVTGKPPSAVYGNKNHAIQIHK, from the coding sequence ATGGCCTCTCTGCAGAGGTCTTCGAACACATTTAGGAGGGAAGGGTCGTCGGGTCTGGTGTGGGATGACAACCTTTTGATAGAGCAAATGCCGGAAAAGGGAGACTATGGAGAGCTAAGGCATTGCCAAAGCACCACTCAAGGCATTCGCATTGTCGGACCGAATGAAGTCAGGGTTATGGACATCGGCGGCGGATCCAATGGAGCCTCTTCTTCGTATCTTCCTCGTTCTTCGTCCGCGTCGGTAGCTAATATACGATCGAAGAAAGTGTTCGGATTCGGATTCCGCGGCGTGACCGGAAAACCTCCGAGTGCTGTGTATGGGAACAAGAACCACGCAATCCAGATTCACAAGTGA
- the LOC131318171 gene encoding protein OVEREXPRESSOR OF CATIONIC PEROXIDASE 3-like isoform X2, which translates to MAAASSSHSSITLRYLQVPQTQRPLFPHLRANLILQRHPSPHPVVAFARPARRRNTPSSSIKSSKKKKKRLPRNDVAEEEDSGEDALEALFSQLEEDLENDDQSLDDDDDDDVEMGEEDLANLERELAEALEEDKQLGSFDSHEDDGVISESEDDDDDDDIEEDLGKLKNWQLRRLAYALKNGRRKTGIKNLAADVCLDRAVVLKLLRDPPPKLLLMSATLPDKPISPILEPKSEPLEKVSSDAAAEVKQPKSKVEVPVHVMQSSWSGRKRLKKVQVRTLERVYARTKRPTNTMVDSIVSVTKLPRKKVLEWFEDKRSVDGVPGNRLPYQRSASEEEEEEEEEEEEEEEEEEEEEEELGSSVTPTRQSLVY; encoded by the exons ATGGCTGCCGCGTCGTCTTCTCACTCTTCAATCACTCTCCGATACTTACAAGTTCCCCAAACCCAACGCCCCTTGTTCCCCCACCTCAGAGCCAATCTAATCCTGCAACGCCACCCCTCCCCCCATCCCGTGGTCGCCTTCGCTCGCCCGGCTCGCCGCCGTAACACCCCCAGCTCATCCATAAAATCGtcgaagaaaaagaag AAAAGGTTGCCTCGCAATGATGTTGCTGAGGAGGAAGATTCAGGTGAAGACGCACTCGAGGCACTCTTTAGCCAGCTAGAAGAAGATCTTGAAAATGATGATCAATCtcttgatgatgatgatgatgatgatgttgagATGGGAGAGGAAGACCTTGCAAACCTTGAACGTGAGTTAGCAGAGGCATTGGAGGAGGACAAGCAATTAGGTTCATTTGATTCACACGAGGATGATGGAGTCATTAGCGAATCTGAAGAtgatgacgacgacgatgatATTGAAGAAGATCTGGGGAAGCTTAAAAATTGGCAACTTCGAAGATTGGCATATGCTTTGAAAAATGGCCGCCGTAAAACTGGT ATCAAAAATCTTGCTGCTGATGTATGTCTAGATCGAGCTGTTGTTCTCAAATTACTTCGCGATCCTCCTCCAAAACTTTTACTAATGAGTGCCACATTACCTGATAAACCCATCTCACCAATCTTGGAGCCCAAAAGTGAACCCCTGGAAAAAGTTTCTTCTGATGCAGCAGCAGAGGTCAAACAACCTAAATCCAAGGTGGAAGTTCCAGTTCATGTTATGCAAAGCAGTTGGTCTGGTCGTAAAAGATTAAAGAAAGTGCAAGTTCGTACCCTAGAAAGAGTTTATGCTCGAACAAAGCGCCCCACT AATACCATGGTTGATAGCATTGTGAGCGTGACAAAGCTGCCTCGCAAAAAAGTGTTAGAATGGTTTGAAGACAAACGTAGTGTAGATGGGGTTCCTGGCAATCGCCTCCCATACCAACGGTCTGCTTCT gaagaagaggaagaagaagaagaagaggaggaggaggaagaggaagaagaagaagaagaggaggaggagttaGGATCCTCTGTAACTCCGACTAGGCAGAGTCTAGTGTACTAA